A genomic stretch from Corynebacterium terpenotabidum Y-11 includes:
- the rimP gene encoding ribosome maturation factor RimP, producing the protein MAFPSEQELRAVAEPLAASLGFDVEAVTVTRAGAKSAVRLAVDGDVRPDLDQLEELSQALSGEFDARETAGTLNFGPGYTLELTTPGLETPLTAVRHFRRNVGRLVLVAGEKLRIAGVAGSDQGATVWLVRPAAKKKDAPVVVERDLATVSGALVEVEFSDAPAAESALVGLNPEKYRALCAQEDDK; encoded by the coding sequence ATGGCTTTTCCATCTGAACAGGAGCTCCGCGCGGTCGCGGAGCCGTTGGCGGCGTCCCTCGGATTCGATGTCGAGGCGGTGACCGTCACGAGGGCGGGGGCGAAGTCCGCGGTGCGTCTTGCCGTGGACGGCGATGTGCGCCCGGACCTGGACCAGCTGGAGGAGCTGAGCCAGGCGCTCTCCGGGGAATTCGATGCCCGGGAGACGGCGGGGACGCTCAACTTCGGTCCCGGCTACACCCTGGAACTCACCACTCCGGGCCTGGAGACCCCGCTGACCGCCGTCCGCCATTTCCGACGCAATGTCGGTCGGCTCGTCCTCGTGGCGGGGGAGAAGCTGCGCATTGCCGGGGTCGCGGGCTCCGACCAGGGCGCCACCGTCTGGCTCGTCCGGCCGGCCGCGAAGAAGAAGGACGCCCCCGTTGTCGTGGAACGGGACCTGGCGACTGTGTCCGGTGCGCTGGTGGAGGTAGAGTTCTCCGATGCACCCGCCGCCGAATCGGCTCTGGTGGGCCTGAACCCTGAGAAGTACCGTGCGCTGTGTGCGCAGGAGGACGACAAGTGA
- a CDS encoding YlxR family protein produces MSVDAPTSTSAAGPIRTCIASRRQLPVDRLLRCVAVRDGEDRDGTAGAVRILPDPRRRRPGRGAWITATLEAYETAVQRRAFVRALNVPAEADTQPVREYIAAATVKETDY; encoded by the coding sequence ATGTCCGTAGACGCACCCACCTCCACCTCGGCAGCAGGTCCGATCCGGACCTGCATCGCCTCCCGCCGTCAACTGCCGGTCGACCGGCTGTTGCGGTGTGTCGCGGTCCGGGACGGGGAGGACAGGGACGGTACCGCCGGTGCCGTCCGTATTCTCCCCGATCCGCGCCGTCGGCGTCCGGGCCGCGGTGCCTGGATCACCGCGACCCTGGAGGCGTATGAGACCGCGGTACAGCGGCGGGCATTCGTCCGTGCGTTGAACGTGCCCGCTGAGGCGGATACACAGCCGGTCCGCGAATACATCGCGGCCGCGACAGTAAAGGAAACCGATTACTGA
- the mtr gene encoding mycothione reductase, with the protein MTSTAQQAELQAKQANQAEQPEQAKQQAEHYDLIIIGTGSGNSIPEELSNRKIALVEKGIFGGTCINVGCIPTKMYVYTADVARELADAARYDLSPVNPGTGLPVDPPQWRVDWEALKERVFGRRIDPISRGGEEYRRGDQTPTITLYSDIARFTGERTLQIGTGDGATTITGDQIILATGTRTWVPPVIEESGVRYRTNIDVMRMAELPRTMVILGGGIIATEFAHVFSALGVEVFVINRSGQLLRRFDETVSARFTEISGTQWTNLLGRTVTAAREEGGLITVTLDDGREIDCDELLLAQGRVPNSDLLDCAAGEVDLDEAGKIVVDDFGRTSAPGVWALGDAANDLELKHVANQEARAVFHNVAVDSASEGDLQPFKHDNVPGGIFSHPQIGYVGMTEAEAREWAEATGRTVTVKVQEYADVAYGWAMEDTTGFCKLIADAGSRRLLGAHIMGPQAATLIQLLVTAIEFDLDLVEFARKQYWPHPGLSELVENALLGLEFS; encoded by the coding sequence ATGACTTCGACCGCCCAGCAGGCAGAACTCCAGGCAAAGCAGGCAAACCAGGCAGAGCAGCCAGAGCAGGCAAAGCAGCAGGCAGAGCACTACGACCTCATCATCATCGGCACCGGCTCCGGCAACTCCATCCCCGAAGAACTGAGCAACCGGAAGATCGCCCTCGTCGAGAAGGGCATTTTCGGCGGAACGTGCATCAATGTCGGGTGCATCCCGACGAAGATGTACGTCTACACCGCCGACGTGGCCCGTGAACTGGCCGATGCCGCCCGCTACGACCTCTCCCCCGTGAACCCCGGCACCGGTCTGCCGGTAGACCCCCCACAGTGGCGGGTCGACTGGGAGGCGCTGAAGGAGCGGGTCTTCGGTCGACGCATCGACCCGATCTCCCGCGGCGGCGAGGAGTACCGGCGCGGCGACCAGACCCCCACCATCACCCTGTACTCCGACATCGCCCGCTTCACCGGCGAACGCACCCTGCAGATCGGCACCGGGGACGGGGCCACCACCATCACCGGTGATCAGATCATCCTCGCCACCGGCACGCGCACCTGGGTGCCGCCGGTGATCGAGGAATCCGGGGTGCGCTACCGCACGAACATCGATGTGATGCGGATGGCGGAGCTGCCCCGCACGATGGTGATCCTCGGCGGCGGCATCATCGCCACCGAGTTCGCGCACGTCTTCTCCGCACTCGGTGTCGAGGTGTTCGTCATCAACCGTTCCGGGCAGCTGCTGCGCCGGTTCGATGAGACAGTGTCCGCCCGGTTCACGGAGATCTCGGGGACGCAGTGGACGAATCTGCTGGGCCGCACCGTCACCGCCGCGCGTGAAGAAGGCGGGCTGATCACGGTCACCCTCGACGACGGCCGCGAGATCGACTGCGATGAACTGCTGCTGGCGCAGGGCCGCGTCCCCAATTCCGATCTGCTGGACTGCGCGGCCGGCGAGGTGGACCTCGACGAGGCGGGCAAGATCGTCGTCGACGACTTCGGCCGGACCTCCGCGCCGGGGGTGTGGGCGTTGGGGGACGCCGCCAATGACCTGGAGCTCAAGCATGTGGCGAACCAGGAGGCGCGGGCGGTGTTCCACAATGTGGCAGTCGATTCCGCGTCCGAGGGCGATCTGCAGCCGTTCAAGCATGACAACGTGCCCGGCGGGATCTTCTCCCATCCGCAGATCGGCTACGTCGGGATGACGGAGGCGGAGGCCCGCGAATGGGCGGAGGCCACCGGGCGGACAGTCACGGTGAAGGTGCAGGAGTACGCCGATGTGGCGTACGGCTGGGCGATGGAGGATACGACCGGTTTCTGCAAGCTCATCGCGGACGCCGGCTCACGACGTCTCCTCGGGGCGCACATTATGGGCCCGCAGGCGGCGACGTTGATCCAGCTGCTGGTCACCGCCATCGAGTTCGACCTGGATCTGGTGGAGTTCGCCCGCAAGCAGTACTGGCCGCATCCCGGCCTCTCCGAGCTGGTGGAGAACGCCCTGCTCGGCCTCGAGTTCAGCTAG
- the cobA gene encoding uroporphyrinogen-III C-methyltransferase: protein MSLVLTGVPVLVVDGPEAAVAAEVLREQGAVPVGWGDVATRIGLVRIPAGTAAQAAEEALAWAHRNGIPVDDRRGTGRATSAGEVVLVGGGPGDPELITVAGARAVEAADVILTDHLGPVDLADRAAERGAEVIDVAKIPYSRQVAQERINELMVDRARAGKSVVRLKGGDPFIFGRGFEEIEACAAAGVPVRVIPGVTSMTAGPAAAGVSLTHRGLNHDLTLVSGHVPPESPKSLVDWDAAARMTGTLVLIMAMKNAGAIAAALIAKGKDAATPAVVVENASTAAQRVTPATLATLGEVIERDGLRAPAVIVIGDAAGRVAQLG, encoded by the coding sequence ATGAGTCTTGTGCTGACCGGGGTACCGGTACTGGTGGTCGACGGGCCGGAGGCGGCGGTGGCCGCCGAGGTGTTGCGGGAGCAGGGGGCTGTTCCGGTGGGGTGGGGTGATGTCGCCACCCGGATCGGCCTGGTCCGGATCCCGGCAGGCACGGCGGCACAGGCCGCGGAGGAGGCGTTGGCGTGGGCGCACCGTAACGGTATCCCGGTCGATGACCGGCGGGGGACAGGCCGGGCGACATCGGCCGGTGAGGTCGTGCTCGTCGGCGGTGGTCCGGGTGATCCGGAGTTGATCACCGTCGCCGGGGCGCGGGCGGTCGAGGCGGCGGACGTGATCCTCACCGACCATCTGGGACCGGTGGATCTCGCCGACCGGGCCGCTGAACGCGGTGCCGAGGTCATCGATGTGGCGAAGATCCCGTACTCCCGCCAGGTGGCCCAGGAGCGGATCAATGAGTTGATGGTGGACCGTGCGCGGGCCGGGAAGTCCGTGGTGCGGCTCAAGGGCGGGGACCCGTTCATCTTCGGCCGTGGTTTCGAGGAGATCGAGGCGTGCGCGGCCGCCGGTGTGCCGGTGCGGGTGATCCCCGGGGTGACGTCGATGACTGCGGGTCCGGCGGCGGCGGGGGTCTCGCTGACGCACCGCGGACTGAACCATGATCTGACGCTGGTGTCTGGCCATGTGCCACCGGAGTCGCCGAAGTCATTGGTGGACTGGGATGCAGCGGCCCGCATGACCGGCACCCTGGTGCTGATCATGGCAATGAAGAACGCCGGTGCGATCGCCGCGGCGCTCATCGCGAAGGGGAAGGACGCCGCGACGCCTGCCGTGGTGGTGGAGAATGCGTCCACGGCTGCCCAGCGCGTCACCCCGGCGACCTTGGCGACGCTGGGTGAGGTTATTGAGCGCGACGGTCTGCGTGCCCCGGCGGTCATCGTCATCGGGGACGCCGCGGGCCGTGTCGCGCAGTTGGGGTAG
- a CDS encoding alpha/beta hydrolase, whose protein sequence is MKPSGAPVPPAPSAVQARLSLVDVLSQPLGRSIHDLDFEPDLLGDGYTRTTIELGSDPDHETPGAPVVCTLVRHLPAGVDDADFAARPAMLLVHGMTDFFFQTHVAEHFHALGYAVYGIDLRKCGRSHRPGQTWHHVTSQSIYDEDLTVALSLLAAGHGSVVPVGHSTGGLDVTMWIARLHAATRRGDAARGALYATVDAVVLNSPWLGLQFDAFTNIVIRHVFPQVAKIVPKWHVPGGINPTYGRTIHVEEHGEWDFDRTFKPLLPRPKQISWLVGVSREIDKLHSGFWSTGVPTLLLCSDADSPGRSVRGPDGSEVPEPEAFITDTILRPSQMRDAAHLVDPDCTVVTLPGAMHDVFLSRAEVRDAAFAAVDEFLAV, encoded by the coding sequence GTGAAACCTTCCGGTGCCCCTGTCCCCCCTGCCCCCTCCGCGGTTCAGGCACGCCTCAGCCTCGTCGACGTCCTGTCCCAACCTCTGGGACGCAGTATCCATGACCTGGATTTTGAACCTGATCTGCTGGGCGACGGTTACACCCGCACCACCATCGAACTCGGGTCCGACCCGGACCACGAGACCCCCGGTGCCCCCGTGGTCTGCACCCTCGTCCGTCACCTGCCCGCAGGGGTGGATGACGCCGACTTCGCCGCCCGCCCGGCGATGCTCCTGGTCCACGGCATGACCGACTTTTTCTTCCAGACCCACGTTGCCGAGCACTTCCACGCCCTCGGCTACGCCGTCTACGGCATCGACCTGCGCAAGTGCGGACGTTCTCACCGTCCAGGCCAGACCTGGCACCATGTCACCAGTCAGTCAATCTACGACGAGGACCTCACCGTCGCCCTGTCGCTGCTCGCGGCCGGGCACGGGAGCGTGGTGCCGGTGGGGCACTCCACCGGTGGCCTCGACGTGACGATGTGGATCGCCCGGCTGCATGCCGCCACCCGTCGGGGCGACGCCGCCCGGGGCGCGCTGTACGCGACCGTCGACGCGGTCGTACTCAACAGTCCGTGGCTGGGCCTGCAGTTCGACGCGTTCACGAACATCGTCATCCGGCACGTTTTCCCGCAGGTGGCGAAGATCGTGCCGAAGTGGCACGTGCCCGGCGGGATCAACCCGACCTACGGGCGGACGATCCACGTCGAGGAGCACGGCGAATGGGACTTCGACCGGACCTTTAAGCCGTTGCTCCCGCGGCCGAAGCAGATCAGCTGGCTGGTGGGTGTGTCCCGCGAGATCGACAAGCTGCACAGTGGCTTCTGGTCGACCGGGGTGCCGACGCTGCTGCTGTGCTCGGACGCCGACAGCCCGGGGCGTAGTGTGCGCGGACCGGACGGGTCCGAGGTGCCCGAGCCGGAGGCGTTCATCACCGACACGATTCTGCGGCCCTCGCAGATGAGGGACGCCGCCCACCTGGTCGACCCGGACTGCACGGTGGTGACACTGCCGGGCGCGATGCATGACGTGTTCCTGTCTCGTGCCGAGGTGAGGGATGCGGCATTCGCTGCCGTGGACGAGTTCCTGGCCGTCTAG
- the mqo gene encoding malate dehydrogenase (quinone), with amino-acid sequence MKRIELNVSPAKNDHVDVALVGAGVISTTLSVMLRELQPDWTQLIIERQDIPASESSDPWNNAGTGHSALCELNYTPEVNGKIDTTKAVNINEKFQVSRQFWSYLVENGTLGDPSEWINATPHMSFGHGEKQSAYIKARYEALKDNPLFPDMHLTTDPEEFTAKVPLMGKGRDFSEQVALSWIDAGTDINYGALTRQYLDAVTAQGVEVRYGSQVTNVTREGSGWKLTVKNLHNGDTTTVHAKFVFIGAGGMALPLLQKAGIPEIKGFAGFPVSGQWLRCTNQELVDQHAAKVYGQAAVGAPPMSVPHLDTRVIDGKKGLLFGPYAGWTPKFLKQGSNLDLFKSLRPGNIPSYLGVAVKELGLTKYLVTEVLKNQAARVESLREYMPDARDEDWELVTAGQRVQVIKPAKAPTFGTLEFGTALINSADGSIAGLMGASPGASIAPSAMLEVLQACFSDRIDAWTPKLKDMIPSFGGKLSEDLALYNQQWDRSQKSLKLA; translated from the coding sequence ATGAAAAGGATTGAACTTAACGTGTCACCTGCAAAGAATGACCACGTCGATGTCGCACTTGTCGGCGCCGGCGTTATCTCGACCACCCTGTCCGTGATGCTGCGGGAGCTCCAGCCCGACTGGACCCAGCTCATCATCGAGCGCCAGGACATCCCGGCGTCCGAGTCCTCAGATCCGTGGAACAACGCCGGTACCGGCCACTCCGCTCTGTGCGAGCTGAACTACACGCCCGAGGTCAACGGCAAGATCGACACGACCAAGGCAGTCAACATCAATGAGAAGTTCCAGGTCTCCCGCCAGTTCTGGTCCTACCTCGTCGAGAACGGCACCCTGGGCGATCCCAGCGAGTGGATCAACGCCACCCCGCACATGTCCTTCGGCCACGGTGAGAAGCAGTCCGCCTACATCAAGGCGCGCTACGAGGCTCTGAAGGACAACCCGCTCTTCCCGGACATGCACCTCACCACCGATCCGGAGGAGTTCACCGCCAAGGTCCCGCTGATGGGCAAGGGCCGCGACTTCTCCGAGCAGGTCGCCCTGTCCTGGATCGACGCCGGAACCGACATCAACTATGGTGCGCTGACCCGCCAGTACCTGGACGCCGTCACCGCACAGGGTGTCGAGGTCCGCTACGGCTCCCAGGTCACCAATGTCACCCGCGAGGGCTCCGGTTGGAAGCTCACCGTGAAGAACCTGCACAACGGTGACACCACCACCGTGCACGCCAAGTTCGTCTTCATCGGCGCCGGCGGGATGGCCCTGCCGCTGCTGCAGAAGGCCGGCATCCCGGAGATCAAGGGCTTCGCCGGTTTCCCGGTGTCCGGCCAGTGGCTCCGCTGCACCAACCAGGAGCTCGTCGACCAGCACGCTGCGAAGGTCTACGGTCAGGCCGCGGTCGGCGCCCCGCCGATGTCCGTGCCGCACCTGGACACCCGGGTCATCGACGGCAAGAAGGGCCTGCTGTTCGGCCCGTACGCGGGCTGGACCCCGAAGTTCCTCAAGCAGGGTTCCAACCTGGATCTGTTCAAGTCCCTGCGTCCGGGCAATATCCCGTCCTACCTGGGCGTGGCGGTCAAGGAGCTGGGTCTGACCAAGTACCTCGTCACCGAGGTGCTGAAGAACCAGGCTGCCCGCGTCGAGTCCCTGCGTGAGTACATGCCGGATGCCCGTGACGAGGACTGGGAGCTGGTCACCGCCGGTCAGCGGGTGCAGGTGATCAAGCCGGCCAAGGCGCCGACCTTCGGCACCCTGGAGTTCGGTACCGCTCTGATCAATTCCGCCGACGGTTCCATCGCCGGCCTGATGGGTGCGTCCCCGGGAGCCTCCATCGCCCCGTCGGCGATGCTGGAGGTCCTCCAGGCCTGCTTCTCCGACCGGATTGACGCCTGGACCCCGAAGCTGAAGGACATGATTCCCTCCTTCGGTGGCAAGCTGTCCGAGGATCTCGCGCTGTACAACCAGCAGTGGGACCGCAGCCAGAAGTCTCTGAAGCTGGCGTAG
- the yaaA gene encoding peroxide stress protein YaaA, producing the protein MLILLPPSETKAPGGTGAPVDLGALSFPTLTPVRAEILADLSALNVDDALEVLGISGALRAEAEANLILADAPTMPALERYTGVLYDALDAATLTAQDADARSRLAVGSALFGVVRADDLIPHYRLSAGTKLPLRAGGPTPTLKKRWGTLITTALQETPDGSGDGVIVDLRSGGYQGLGKVAAWDAASGTGAVTVRVESVRPDGTRKVVSHFNKHYKGLLARELATAGAAADAARTADDVASLIADAGLTVEINGPVGGKPPKDTLTLVV; encoded by the coding sequence ATGTTGATTCTCCTGCCCCCGTCCGAGACCAAGGCACCCGGCGGCACCGGGGCGCCAGTGGACCTCGGTGCCCTCTCCTTCCCCACATTGACGCCGGTACGGGCGGAGATCCTCGCGGACCTCTCCGCGCTGAACGTGGATGACGCGCTGGAGGTCCTCGGCATTTCCGGGGCGCTGCGCGCGGAGGCGGAGGCGAACCTGATCCTCGCGGACGCCCCGACCATGCCCGCCCTGGAGCGCTACACCGGGGTCCTCTACGATGCGCTGGATGCCGCGACGCTCACCGCGCAGGACGCGGACGCCCGGTCCCGCCTCGCCGTCGGTTCCGCCCTGTTCGGCGTGGTCCGGGCCGATGACCTGATCCCCCATTACCGGCTCTCCGCCGGGACGAAACTGCCGCTGCGCGCGGGCGGGCCGACGCCCACGCTGAAGAAGCGGTGGGGGACGCTCATCACAACCGCCCTGCAGGAGACCCCCGACGGGTCCGGCGACGGAGTCATCGTCGATCTCCGGTCCGGCGGCTACCAGGGGCTCGGGAAGGTGGCTGCGTGGGACGCCGCGAGCGGCACGGGCGCGGTGACGGTCCGGGTCGAGTCCGTGCGCCCGGACGGGACACGCAAGGTCGTCAGCCACTTCAACAAGCATTACAAGGGCCTGTTGGCCCGCGAGCTGGCAACCGCCGGTGCAGCGGCCGATGCCGCACGCACCGCCGACGATGTGGCGTCCCTCATCGCCGACGCCGGGCTGACCGTCGAGATCAACGGGCCGGTCGGCGGAAAGCCACCGAAGGACACACTGACGCTGGTGGTGTAA
- a CDS encoding SDR family oxidoreductase, with the protein MGTASGSYSVVTGAASGIGRDVARRLVAEGRRVVTTDRDAAGLASLTDELGDAVLTDATLDVSDHDAVMAWGERLVAEHGAPEEVFHVAGIAIWGDPTRLPHDKWQRVIDVNLMGTVNVVEALVPAMADAPVLDGRERRRWFGLLPGRRRRRHLCCVSSAAGFLGLPWHAAYAASKGGVLGLCEVLRFDLAPSGIEVHVAVPGAVDTPLVRTIDIDGVDQSVSRVAKAKGLFQGLAVTPAEAAESLVTGVRRGRYLIYTSADIRLGRWAQVNMPWAYRGVMRLLNRGLRWAARDAVVPRPAPEAVAPHPATEATR; encoded by the coding sequence ATGGGTACCGCATCCGGCTCCTACAGTGTCGTCACCGGCGCGGCGTCCGGCATCGGCCGGGACGTCGCGCGCCGACTTGTCGCAGAAGGACGCCGCGTCGTCACCACGGACCGGGATGCGGCGGGCCTGGCGTCCCTCACCGATGAGCTGGGGGACGCTGTGCTCACCGATGCGACTCTCGACGTCAGCGACCATGACGCGGTGATGGCGTGGGGTGAACGGCTGGTGGCTGAGCACGGCGCGCCGGAGGAGGTCTTCCATGTCGCGGGCATCGCGATCTGGGGTGATCCGACGCGGCTGCCGCACGACAAGTGGCAGAGAGTCATCGACGTGAACCTCATGGGCACGGTCAACGTAGTCGAGGCTCTGGTTCCGGCGATGGCGGACGCCCCGGTATTGGACGGACGCGAACGCCGCCGGTGGTTCGGGCTGTTACCGGGACGCCGGCGGCGTCGGCATCTATGCTGTGTGTCCTCGGCTGCCGGATTCCTCGGTCTTCCGTGGCATGCGGCGTATGCGGCGTCGAAGGGTGGGGTGCTGGGACTGTGTGAGGTTCTACGGTTCGATCTGGCGCCCTCCGGCATCGAGGTGCATGTCGCGGTGCCTGGCGCGGTGGACACTCCCCTGGTCCGCACCATCGACATCGACGGGGTGGACCAGTCCGTGTCGCGGGTAGCCAAGGCGAAGGGCTTGTTCCAGGGACTCGCCGTGACGCCTGCAGAGGCGGCGGAATCCCTGGTCACCGGAGTGCGGCGCGGACGGTATCTGATCTACACCAGTGCCGATATCCGGTTGGGCCGGTGGGCCCAGGTGAACATGCCGTGGGCCTACCGCGGGGTGATGCGGCTGCTGAACCGGGGGCTGCGCTGGGCGGCGAGGGATGCGGTGGTGCCGCGCCCGGCGCCGGAGGCAGTAGCACCGCACCCGGCGACGGAGGCTACTCGTTGA
- a CDS encoding proline--tRNA ligase, protein MITRMSSFFLRTLREDPADAEVPSHKLLVRAGYVRRVAPGVYSWLPLGLRVLHNIEAVVRREMDSIGAQEIRLPALLPREYYEKTGRWTEYGDSLLRLKDRKGADYLLGPTHEEMFTDLVKGEYSSYKDFPVTLYQIQTKYRDEERPRAGILRGREFIMKDSYSFTMDDEGLEEAYQAHRRAYQSVFDSLGVEYAICAATSGAMGGSASEEFLAVSPSGEDTFVRATDGDYAANVEAVVTPHPAERPIEGLPAAQVYETPDATTMDALLTWARTEGLTVDGRPVELTDTLKCLVVKITKPGGEPELTGILLPGDREADMKRLEASVEPATVELASEEDFAKNPFLVKGYVGPKGLADNGVTVLADPRVVTGTSWITGADEKNHHVANMVAGRDFTPDGFIEAAEIREGDPAPEGMGTLTLERGIEIGHIFQLGRKYTEAFDVQILDVNGKRSVPTMGSYGLGVSRLIAVLAEQMHDDKGLRWPSAVAPFDVHVVIANKDAAAGEAAEELAASLDAAGLEVIFDDRPKVGPGVKFKDAELLGMPVVVIVGRGFADGTVELRNRLTGETTQVAYDTAVDAVRELAGK, encoded by the coding sequence ATGATCACCCGGATGTCCTCGTTCTTCCTGCGTACCCTGCGCGAAGACCCCGCTGATGCGGAAGTTCCCAGCCACAAGCTCCTCGTCCGCGCCGGTTACGTCCGGCGTGTCGCCCCGGGCGTCTACTCCTGGCTGCCGCTGGGCCTGCGTGTGCTGCACAACATCGAGGCCGTCGTCCGCCGGGAGATGGACTCCATCGGGGCCCAGGAGATCCGCCTGCCGGCGCTGCTGCCGCGTGAGTACTACGAGAAGACCGGCCGGTGGACCGAGTACGGCGATTCGCTGCTGCGGCTCAAGGACCGCAAGGGTGCCGACTACCTGCTCGGCCCCACCCACGAGGAGATGTTCACCGACCTGGTCAAGGGCGAATACTCGTCCTACAAGGACTTCCCGGTCACCCTGTACCAGATCCAGACGAAGTACCGTGACGAGGAGCGCCCCCGCGCCGGCATCCTCCGCGGTCGTGAGTTCATCATGAAGGACTCCTACTCCTTCACCATGGACGATGAGGGTCTGGAGGAGGCGTACCAGGCGCACCGACGCGCCTACCAGTCCGTCTTCGACTCCCTCGGGGTGGAATACGCGATCTGTGCCGCCACGTCCGGGGCGATGGGCGGGTCCGCCTCCGAGGAGTTCCTCGCGGTCTCCCCGTCGGGCGAGGACACCTTCGTCCGGGCCACCGACGGTGACTACGCCGCCAACGTTGAGGCCGTCGTCACCCCGCACCCCGCTGAGCGCCCGATCGAGGGCCTGCCGGCTGCGCAGGTCTACGAGACGCCGGACGCCACGACGATGGACGCCCTGCTCACCTGGGCACGCACCGAGGGGCTCACCGTCGACGGGCGTCCGGTCGAGCTCACCGACACGCTGAAGTGCCTCGTCGTCAAGATCACCAAGCCCGGCGGCGAGCCGGAGCTGACCGGCATCCTGCTGCCGGGTGACCGGGAGGCGGACATGAAGCGCCTGGAGGCGTCCGTGGAGCCGGCGACGGTGGAACTGGCGTCCGAGGAGGACTTCGCGAAGAATCCCTTCCTCGTCAAGGGCTATGTCGGGCCGAAGGGCCTGGCGGACAACGGCGTGACCGTCCTCGCGGACCCGCGCGTGGTCACCGGGACCTCCTGGATTACCGGTGCGGACGAGAAGAACCACCACGTCGCGAACATGGTCGCCGGCCGTGACTTCACCCCCGACGGTTTCATCGAGGCCGCCGAGATCCGCGAGGGTGATCCGGCGCCGGAGGGCATGGGCACCCTGACTCTGGAGCGTGGCATCGAGATCGGCCACATCTTCCAGCTGGGACGAAAGTACACCGAGGCCTTCGACGTGCAGATCCTCGACGTCAACGGCAAGCGCTCCGTGCCGACGATGGGTTCCTACGGGCTCGGCGTGTCGCGGCTCATCGCGGTGCTCGCCGAGCAGATGCACGATGACAAGGGGCTGCGGTGGCCGTCGGCGGTCGCCCCCTTCGACGTCCACGTCGTCATCGCCAACAAGGACGCCGCGGCTGGTGAGGCCGCCGAGGAGCTGGCGGCCTCGCTCGATGCCGCAGGCCTGGAGGTCATCTTCGATGACCGTCCGAAGGTCGGCCCCGGTGTGAAGTTCAAGGACGCCGAACTGCTGGGCATGCCGGTCGTCGTCATCGTCGGCCGCGGCTTCGCTGACGGCACCGTGGAGCTGCGCAACCGCCTCACCGGGGAGACCACCCAGGTCGCCTATGACACCGCGGTGGACGCCGTCCGCGAACTCGCCGGCAAGTAG
- the nusA gene encoding transcription termination factor NusA: MNIDLSALKALEDIENVREDALIRAISFALLDSYREQTKVEGRARVEIDRVDGTVRVLRTEVDEDGNVTGEFDDTPEDFGRDAARTVRDAIRSQVIAARAETSYGKYASLEGTVVSGVVSRDARANERGLTVVHLGTEADGHDGMILTAEHIPGEKLEHGDRVKCYVTAVHRGPRGIQILLSRTHPELVRGLFALEVPEVADESVEIAGIAREAGHRSKVAVRSTVNGLNAKGACIGPRGQRVTAIMDALGGEKIDIVDFSENPATYVGNALAPAKVVRVDVTDHDMQVSRAIVPDSQLSLAIGREGQNARLAARLTGWKIDIRPESDPESAGRE, encoded by the coding sequence GTGAACATTGACCTGAGTGCCCTGAAAGCCCTGGAGGACATCGAGAATGTCCGCGAGGATGCCCTGATCAGGGCCATTTCCTTTGCGCTGCTGGATTCCTACCGGGAGCAGACCAAGGTGGAGGGGCGCGCCCGGGTGGAGATCGACCGGGTGGACGGTACGGTGCGTGTGCTGCGTACCGAGGTCGACGAGGACGGCAATGTCACCGGTGAGTTCGATGACACGCCCGAAGATTTCGGACGCGACGCCGCGCGGACCGTCCGGGACGCGATCCGGAGCCAGGTCATCGCCGCCCGGGCGGAGACGAGCTACGGCAAGTATGCGTCCCTCGAAGGCACCGTGGTCTCCGGTGTGGTCAGTCGGGACGCCCGCGCCAATGAGCGGGGTCTCACCGTGGTCCACCTCGGTACCGAGGCGGACGGGCATGACGGGATGATCCTCACCGCCGAGCATATCCCCGGTGAGAAGCTGGAACACGGCGACCGGGTGAAGTGCTACGTCACCGCCGTGCACCGGGGCCCCCGGGGGATCCAGATCCTGTTGTCGCGGACCCACCCGGAACTGGTCCGGGGCCTGTTCGCCCTGGAGGTGCCCGAGGTCGCGGACGAATCTGTGGAGATCGCCGGGATCGCCCGTGAGGCCGGTCACCGGTCGAAGGTCGCGGTCCGGTCCACGGTCAACGGCCTCAATGCCAAAGGTGCCTGTATCGGCCCGCGGGGCCAGCGTGTCACGGCGATCATGGACGCCCTGGGCGGTGAGAAGATCGACATCGTCGATTTCTCCGAGAACCCGGCGACCTATGTCGGCAACGCCCTGGCCCCGGCGAAGGTCGTGCGGGTGGACGTCACCGACCACGACATGCAGGTCTCCCGGGCCATCGTCCCGGACAGTCAGCTGTCCCTGGCGATCGGTCGGGAAGGGCAGAACGCCCGCCTGGCGGCACGTCTCACCGGGTGGAAGATCGACATCCGTCCCGAGTCCGATCCGGAGTCCGCAGGTCGGGAGTAG